DNA sequence from the Janibacter sp. CX7 genome:
GCGCCACCTCGTCGGCGAGATCTCGGCGCTGCGCGACCGGCTGCGCGAGCAGGGCGTCGACCGGGTCGTCCTCTGCGGCATGGGCGGCTCCTCGCTCGCGCCCGAGGTCATCTGCGCCACCGCCGGCGTCTCGCTCGTCGTCCTCGACTCGAGCCACCCCGATGTCGTGCGCGGGGCCGTGACCGATCTCGAGCGCACCGTCGTCGTCGTGTCGAGCAAGTCCGGCTCCACCGTCGAGACCGACTCGCAGCGTCGGGTCTTCGAGCAGGCCTTCGCCGACGCGGGCATCGACGCCGCGCAGCGCATCGTCGTCGTCACCGACCCCGGCAGCCCGCTCGACGAGCAGGCCCGCGAGAGCGGCTACCACGTCGTCAATGCCGACCCCGGTGTCGGTGGGCGCTACTCGGCCCTGACGGCCTTCGGTCTCGTGCCCTCCGGGCTCGCCGGGGCCGACGTCGAGGCCCTCCTCGACGACGCCGAGGCGGTCGCCGACCTGCTCGCCGAGGACGACGAGGCCAACCCCGGGCTGCGGCTCGGGGCGGCGATCGGCGGGACCTCCCCCCTTCGCGACAAGGTCTACCTCGTCGACCACGGCACGCAGGCTCGCGGTCTCGGCGACTGGGCGGAGCAGCTCATCGCGGAGTCGACCGGCAAGGACGGCACCGGCCTGCTGCCGGTCGTCCTCGACCGGCCCGGCGAGGGCGCTCCCCCGGCCGACGCGACGATCGTGCGCCTCGTGCCCGACGACGGTGACGACAGCGCCCCCGTGGCCGCCTCCACCGTGGACGTCGGCGGCTCGCTCGGCGCGCAGTTCCTCCTGTGGGAGGTCGCGACCGCGGTCGCCGGTCGGCTGCTCGGGATCAACCCCTTCGACCAGCCCGACGTCGAGAGCGCCAAGCAGGCCGCCCGCGACCTGATGTCGGGGTCCGGCGGAGACGAGGCGACCGACGACCTCGTCGACGGCCCGGTCACCGTGCGGCACCTCGGCGGTGACTGGCTCGGTGGGGCGACGGACGTCGACTCCGCCGTCAGCGCCCTGCTCGCCCAGCTCGACCCGCAGCACGGCTACGTCGCCGTCATGGCCTACCTCGACCGCGAGGGCGATGCTCCCTTCGCCGAGGTGGCCGACGCGCTCGCCGAGCGCGTCCAGCGCCCCGTGACCTTCGGCTGGGGGCCGCGCTTCCTGCACTCGACGGGGCAGTACCACAAGGGCGGCCCGGCCACCGGGGTCTACCTGCAGGTCACGGACACCCCGCGCGAGGACCTGCCGGTCCCCGGTCGTGACTTCACGCTCGGTGACTTCATCGCCGCGCAGGCCGGCGGCGATGCCCAGGTGCTCGCGGACCACGGCCGGCCCGTGCTCGTCCTGCACCTCACCGACCACGACGCCGGACTGGCTGCGGTGACGCGAGCCCTCACGGGGCGTGACGCATGAGCCCGGCGCGGGTCACCGCCGATTCCAACCCGCTGCGCGACCCCCGCGACAAGCGCCTGCCGCGCATCGCGGGGCCGTGCAGCCTCGTCCTCTTCGGCGTGACGGGTGACCTGGCCCGCAAGAAGCTCATGCCGGCGATCTACGACCTGGCCAACCGTGGGCTGCTGCCGCCGGGGTTCTCCCTCGTCGGCTTCGCCCGTCGTGACTGGGCGGACCAGGACTTCGGCAAGGTCGTCTACGAGGCCGTCCGCGAGCACGCGCGCACGCCCTTCCGTGAGGAGGTGTGGCGCAGCCTGTCCGAGGGGTTCCGATTCGTCCCCGGCACCTTCGACGACCCGGCGGCCTTCGACCTGCTCGCGCAGACGGTGCGCGAGCTCGACGAGGCGCGCGGTACCGGCGGCAACCACGCCTTCTACCTGTCGATCCCGCCGGGGTTCTTCTCCACCGTCTGCGAGCAGCTGCAGCGCTCCGGGCTGGCGACGCCGACGGACGACTCGTGGCGACGGGTGGTCATCGAGAAGCCCTTCGGGCACGACCTGGAGAGCGCGCAAGAACTCAACACGATCGTCGAGCAGGTCTTCCCGGCGGACTCGATCTTCCGGATCGACCACTACCTCGGCAAGGAGACGGTGCAGAACCTCCTCGCCCTGCGCTTCGCCAACCAGATGTTCGAGCCGGTGTGGAACAGCCACTACGTCGACCACGTGCAGATCACCATGGCCGAGGACATCGGCATCGGTGGCCGCGCGGGCTACTACGACGGCATCGGCGCCGCCCGCGACGTCATCCAGAACCACCTGCTCCAGCTGCTGGCCCTGACCGCGATGGAGGAGCCGACGAGCTTCAACGCCGCCGCGCTGCGCACCGAGAAGGAGAAGGTCCTCGAGGCCGTCCGCGTCCCCGAGGACCTCGAGACCGCGACCGTGCGCGGGCAGTACGCCGGCGGCTGGCAGGGCGGTGACAAGGTCATCGGCTACCTGCAGGAGGACGGGGTCGCCGCCGACTCCACGACGGAGACCTACGCTGCCGTCCGCCTCGACATCGACACCCGCCGCTGGGCCGGTGTCCCCTTCTACCTGCGAACCGGCAAGCGCCTCGGGCGACGGGTCACCGAGATCGCCGTCGTCTTCAAGCGGGCACCCCACCTGCCCTTCACCGACACCGAGACCGAGGAGCTGGGGCAGAACGCCGTCGTCATCCGCGTCCAGCCCGACGAGGGCGTGACGATGCGCTTCGGCGCCAAGGTCCCGGGCAACCAGATGGAGGTGCGCGACGTGACGATGGACTTCGGCTACGGCCGCGCCTTCACCGAGTCCAGCCCCGAGGCCTACGAGAGACTCATCCTCGACGTGCTCCTCGGCGACCCGCCGCTCTTCCCCCGCCACGAGGAGGTCGAGCTGTCGTGGAAGATCCTCGACCCGATCGAGCGCTTCTGGGCCAAGCAGCGCGGAGGCGTCGACCAGTACCCCGCCGGCACCTGGGGTCCGGCGGCCGCCGACGAGATGATGCAGCGTGACGGACGCACCTGGAGGATGCCGTGATCGTCGACCTGCCCAATGCCACCACGGCGCAGATCAGCCACCGGCTCGTCGAGATCCGTGAGGACGTGGGCGCCATGGCGCTCAGCCGCGTGCTCACCCTCGTCATCGTCGTCGACGAGGACGACGCCGAGGATGCCCTGGCGGTCGCCAACTCCGCGAGCCACCAGCACCCGGCCCGCATCGTCTGCGTCATCCTCGCCAATGCCCGCGGCAAGGCGCGTCTCGACGCCCAGATCCGGGTGGGTGGCGACGCCGGCGCCTCCGAGGTCGTCGTGCTGCGACTCTTCGGCGAGCTCGTCGGCCATGCCCGCAGCGTCGTGACGCCACTGCTGCTGCCCGACTCCCCCGTCGTCGCCTGGTGGCCGCGCGAGGCGCCCAAGGACCCGTCCGCGGACCCCGTGGGTGCCATGGCCCAGCGACGGATCACCGACTGCGCCGTCGCCGACAACACGGGTAGCACCCTCAAGCGGCTCGCTCGCACCTACCAGCCGGGCGACACCGACCTCGCCTGGAGCCGGGTGACCCTGTGGCGCGGCCTGCTGGCGACGACCCTGGACCGGGCTCCCTTCGAATCCGTCGAGTCGGCCACCGTCGTCGGCGGCGCCGACTCCCCATCCGCCGACCTCCTCGCCGGCTGGCTGCGGGCCCGGCTGCGCTGCCCCGTCTCGCTCATCCGGTCGCGCGCCGGCTCCGGCATCGTCAGCGTCCGGCTCGAGCGCGCCTCCGGACCGATCGACCTCGTGCGGCCGCAGCACGGGGCGACGGCCACCCTCGACCAGCCGGACCAGCCGCAGCGGGCCATCGCGCTCGCGCCGCGGTCGGACGCCGAGTGCCTCGCCGACGAGCTGAGCCGGCTCGACCCCGACGAGGTCTACGAGGACGCCCTGACCTCGGGTCTACCCAAGATCACCCGGCGACGGATGACGATGACCGAGGCCGTCGACGCGGGGCTCGTCCCGTCGCCGAGCGAGGCGCGCCGCACGACCGAGCGCCTCGCGGAGGAGTCGAGCGAGATCATCCGCAGCGCGATGGTCGAGGCATCCCCCGAGCGTGCCGACCGGAGCACCGAGGCGGTCAAGAGCGCCGTCCGCGAGCGTCTGGAGGACTGAGATGGCCCAGCGGATCGTCCTCGTCCACCCGGACGCCGCCACGACGGCGACGATGATCGCCGGCCGGCTGCTGGCGAGCGTCCAGGAGGCGGTGGCGCTGCGGGGCGAGGCCCACGTGGCACTCACCGGCGGATCGATGGGCTCCGCCCTCGTCGCGGCCCTCGCCGATCACCCGGCGGTCGACGTCGTCGACTGGTCCCGGGTGCACGTGTGGTGGGGCGACGAGCGGTGGCTGCCCCTCGGCGACCCCGACCGCAACGACACCCAGAACGACTCGGCGGGCCTGGACCGCCTCCCCCTCGACCCGGCTCGCGTCCACCGGGTCCCCGGCCCCGACACCTCGGAATCACCCGAGGCTGCGGCGATCGCCTACGAGCGGGCGCTGCGGGTCGACGGCGGGGGCTCCTGGGACGTCGTGCTCCTCGGTGTGGGGCCAGACGGTCACGTCGCCTCGCTCTTCCCCGGCCACCCGGCGCAGCTCCGCGACGACGCCCTCGCGATCGCCGTCCACGACTCCCCCAAGCCTCCCCCCATCCGGGTCTCGCTCACCCTCGGCTGCCTCGCCCGCTCGCACGAGGTGTGGTTCGTCGTGGCGGGCGCCGACAAGGCCGAGGCCGTGGCGAAGGGGGTCTCCGGCGCCCCCGCGCAGGAGAGCACCGCCGCACAGCTGCAGGCCCTGGGCCGAACCCTCTGGCTGGTCGACGAGGCCGCCGCCTCCCGGCTCTCCCGGCTCACCTGACGCCGGCCCCCGCAGCCCATCTGACGCCCGGAAGCCCCCTGCGGACGGCCGAACACCGCCGGACAGACCTGAATCCGCATGACCCTAGGGTCATGCGGATTCAGGTCTGTCCGGCGGGCTAGGGCAGCGACTCAGGACATCAGCGGATGAGGCCGCGATCGCGCAGCTCGCCGAGGCGCTCCTCGAGGATCGCCTCGCCCTCGCTGTCGGAGCGGCGCTCCTTCACGTAGGCCAGATGGGTCTTGTAGACCTCGGCCGTCGGCGGGGCCGGCGGGTTGTCCTTGTCACGGCCTGCAGGCAGGCCGCAGCGCTTGCACTCCCACACGTCGGGGACCTCGACACCGTCCTCGACGGCGAAGGAGGGCGTCACCTCGTGGCCGTTGGCGCACCAGTAGGAGACGAAGGTCCGGGGGGCGGCCTCGCCGCGCTCGGCCTCGCCCATGGGACCGGCGCCGATACGGCTGCCGCGGATCGCGTTTCCACCTGCCATGCGAAGCTCCTGTGGGTGCGTGACGCGTCAGGCGTCGAAGCGGTCGATGAGGCCGATGCCGACGACGGCCGTGAACCAGACGAGGCCGATGACGATCGTGAACCTCGTGAGGTTGCGCTCGGCGACGGACGAGCTGCCCAGCGACGCGGACATGCCGCCACCGAACATGTCGGACATGCCGCCGCCCTTCCCCTTGTGCATGAGGATGAGCAGGGTGAGGATCAGGCCGGTGATCACGAGGATCACCTGCAGTCCGATGCGGACGGCGTTCACGCGATCAGGTCCTTGTCGGTCGGGTCTCGGGTGCGGCGTCACCGGCTGACGCCCGGGTCAGGATACCTCTGTCACATGGATGGTGGGCCAGGCCGGGGTGTGCGACACGCGGTCCCCCGCGCCTGGCCCCCTCGATCACGCGGTGAGGTGCTGCTGGTAGCGGCAGATCGAGGCGAACTCCTCGGCCTGGAGCGAAGCACCTCCGACGAGTGCACCGTCGACGTCCGCGCCGGCCATGATGCTCGCGACATTGCCCGACTTCACCGAGCCGCCGTAGAGGATGCGGACCGCGGCGGACGTGTCGGCGGAGTAGAGCTCGGCGAGCTTGCCGCGGATAGCCGCGCACACCTCCTGGGCGTCCTCGGGGGTGGCGACCTCGCCCGTGCCGATGGCCCAGACGGGCTCGTAGGCGATGACGAGCGTCGCGGCCTGCTCTGCGGTGACGCCGGTTAGGCTGCCCGCGACCTGCGCCAGGACGTGGGCCACGTGCTCGCCGGCCTGACGCACCTCGAGGCCTTCGCCGACGCAGACGATCGGAACGAGCCCGTGCCGGTAGGCGGCGACCGCCTTGCTCGCCACGACCTCGTCGGTCTCGCCGTGCCCGTCGCGGCGCTCGCTGTGCCCGACGACCACGTAGGCGCAGCCGAGCTTCGCGAGGAAGGCCGCGGAGATGTCGCCGGTGTAAGCCCCGGAGTCGTGCGGGCTGACGTCCTGCGCCCCGTAGCGCAGGGCGAGCCGGTCACCCTCGACGAGCGTCTGGACCGAGCGCAGGTCGGTGAAGGGAGGGACCACGACGACCTCGACGGCGCCGAAGTCGTGCTTGGCGTCCCGCAGGGTCCAGTCGAGCTTCTGCACCAGGTGCGTGCCCTGCAGGTGGTCGAGGTTCATCTTCCAGTTGCCCGCCATGAGCGGGGTCCGCGACGTTGCCATGTCAGCCCTCCTGGGCCTGGTCGAAGACGGCGAGGCCCGGCAGGCTCTTGCCCTCGAGGTACTCGAGGCTGGCGCCACCACCGGTGGAGATGTGCCCGAAGTCCTCGTCGGCGAAGCCGAGCTGACGCACCGCGGCAGCGGAGTCACCACCACCGACGACGGTGAGGGCTCCCCCCTTCGTCGCCTCGACCAGCGCCCGGGCCACGGCCTCGGTGCCGGCGGCGTAGGGCGCCATCTCGAAGGCCCCCATGGGGCCGTTCCAGAAGACGGTGCGGCAGTCGGCGAGCTTGTCGGCGAAGAGCCGCGCGGACTCGGGACCGATGTCCAGTCCCATCCGGTCAGCGGGAATCGCGTCGGCCGCGACGACCTCGTGGTCGGCGTCGGCGGAGAAGGCGGTGGCCGCGACGACGTCGGTCGGCAGCACGATCTCGACCCCGTCACGCTGCGCGCGCTCGAGGTACTCGCTCACCGTGGCCAGCTGGTCCTGCTCGAGCAGGCTCGTGCCGACCTCGTGGCCCTGGGCCTTGAGGAAGGTGAAGACCATGCCGCCACCGATCAGCAGCCGGTCCGCGGTGCCGAGGAGGTTGTCGATCACCCCGAGCTTGTCGCTCACCTTGGCGCCACCGAGGACGACCGCGTAGGGGCGCTCGGGGTCGCGGGTCAGTCGCTGCAGGACGTCGACCTCGGCCCGCACCAGACCGCCCATCGCCGCCGGCAGCCGGGTCGCGATGTCGTAGACCGAGGCCTGCGCCCGGTGGACCACGCCGAAGCCGTCGGACACGTAGGCGTCGGCCAGTGCGGCCAGCTCGTCGGCGAAGGCGCCGCGCTCGGCCTCGTCCTTGCTCGTCTCGCCCGCGTTGAACCGCAGGTTTTCGAGGAGGGCGACCTGACCGTCGGCCAGACCGTCGACGACCGCGCGAGCCGACTCCCCGACCGTGTCGGTGGCGAAGGCCACCGGCGCCCCGAGGAGCTCGCCGAGCCGCGACGCCACCGGAGCCAGCGAGTACTGCGGGTCGGGCGCGCCCTTGGGGCGGCCGAGGTGGGCGCAGACGACGACCCGAGCGCCCGCGTCCGCCAGGGCGGAGATCGTCGGCAGGGAGGCACGGATGCGCCCGTCGTCGGTGATCGTCTCGCCGTCGAGCGGCACGTTGAGGTCGGATCGGACGAGGACGCGCTTGCCGCGCACGTCCCCGAGGTCAGCAGTGGTCTTCACGGTGGCCTTTCGGGCGATGCGGGTGGTGGTGTGGGGGCATCGTCTCAGAGCGAGCCGCCGACGTGGGCCGCGAGGTCCACGAGGCGGTTGGAGTAGCCCCACTCGTTGTCGTACCAGCCGACGACCTTGACCTGGGTGCCGAGGACCTTGGTCAGGCCGGAGTCGAAGATGCAGCTGGCCGGGTCGGTCTCGATGTCCTTGGAGACGATCGGGTCCTGCGTGTAGACCAGCTTGCCGGCGAGCGGTCCGGACTCGGCCGCCGCGCGCATGAGCTCGTTGACCTCCTCGACCGACGTCTCCCGGCTGGCCTGGAAGGTCAGGTCGGTCGCGGAGCCGGTCGGCGTCGGGACGCGAAGGGCGTAGCCGTCGAGCTTGCCCTTGAGCTCGGGCAGCACGAGCGAGACCGCCTTGGCGGCGCCGGTGGACGTCGGGACGATGTTGAGCGCGGCCGCCCGGGCGCGCCGGAGGTCCTTGTGCGGGCCGTCCTGGAGGTTCTGGTCGGCGGTGTAGGCGTGGATCGTCGTCATCAGCCCCCGCTCGATGCCCAGCCCGTCGTTGAGCACCTTGGCCATCGGCGCCAGGCAGTTGGTCGTGCACGAGGCATTGGAGATGATCGTGTGCTGCTCGGGGTCGTAGAGGCCGTCGTTGACCCCCATGACGATGGTGATGTCCTCGTGCTTGGCCGGGGCCGAGATGACGACCTTGCGAGCCCCGCCCTCGATGTGCGCGCGTGCCTGCGTCGCGTCGGTGAAGAAGCCGGTCGACTCGATGACGACGTCGACCCCGAGGTCACCCCAGGGCAGCGCGGCCGGGTCCCGCTCGGCCAGCGAGGTCACGACCGTGCCGTCGACCTCGATGCCCCCGTCGACGACCGAGACACTCCCGTCGTAGCGTCCGAGGATCGAGTCGTAGGCGAGCAGGTGGGCCTGGGTCGCGTCGTCACCCAGGTCGTTGAAGGCCACGACCTCGATGTCCGCCCCGGAGGCCTTGGCGGCGCGGAAGAAGTTGCGGCCGATCCGGCCGAATCCGTTGATGCCAACTCGAACTGTCACGCTGGGTACCTCCACGTCAGTGGTGCGAGTGCAGTCGCCGGAGCGACCCGGTCAGCACCCACCCTATGGCCTGCGTCACACCGTCTCGTCGGTGGCCCCCCCGGGTCAGCTCCAGGCCTCAGCCGTCGAGCATGTCCGAGGTCAGCGACGCCTCGGTGCCGGGGATGCCCTCGTCCTCGGCGCGCTTGTCGGCCATGGCGAGGAGCCGGCGGATCCGCCCGGCCACGGCGTCCTTGGTCATCGGGGGGTCGGCCCGCTGGCCGAGCTCCTCCAGCGAGGCGCCGGTGTGCTCCAGTCGCAGCTGACCGGCCTCGCGCAGGTGGTCGGGGATGTCGTCGCCGAGGATCTCCATGGCCCGCTGGACGCGCGCCCCGGCGGCCACCGCCGCGCGCGCGGAGCGGCGCAGGTTGGCGTCGTCGAAGTTGGCCAGACGGTTGGCCGTCGCCCGGACCTCGCGCCGCATCCGGCGCTCCTCCCATGCCATGACGGCCTCGTGGGCGCCGAGCCGGGTGAGCATCGCCGAGATGGCGTCGCCGTCGCGGATGACGACGCGGTCGACCCCGCGCACCTCGCGCGCCTTGCTCGGGATGCCGAGACGACGGGCCGCCCCGACGAGCGCCAGCGCGGCCTCCGGCCCGGGGCAGGTGATCTCGAGCGAGGAGCTGCGGCCGGGCTCGGTGAGCGAGCCGTGCGCGAGGAAGGCACCGCGCCACGCCGCCTCGGCGTCGCAGACGGACCCACCGACGACGCGCGGCGGCAGACCGCGCACGGGGCGTCCCTCGGCGTCGACGAGACCGGTCTGGCGGGCCAGCGCGGGGCCGTGCTCGGCGATCGTCACGACGTAGCGGCTGCCCTTGCGCAGGCCGCCGGCGGCCAGGACCATCAGCTCTGAGGGGTAGCCGTAGAGCTCGGCGATGTCCTTGCGCAGGCGCCGGGCGGCGTTGGCGGTGTCGAGCTCGGCCTCGACGACGATCTTGCGGCTGACGATGTGCAGACCGCCCGCGAAGCGCAGCAGGCTGGCGACCTCGGCCTTGCGGCAGCAGGTCTTGGTCACCTCGAACCTGCTCAGCTCGTCCTTGACCTTGTCGGTCATCGCCATCGGTGGGTTCCTCTCGGTTGCTCGCTCGTGATCACGGGTGCGCGGTCACGAGAGGATGTCACGATAGGCCGCCGCAAGACGCAGCGCATCGTGCTGCCCCGGGTGCTCGAGGCGGGCCAGCGGGGCGACGACGAGCTCGGCGCCCAGGCTCGCGCAGGCTCGGGTGAGCCGGTCACGGTCGTCGATCGTCTGGGGGTCGGCGAGCACGGTGTCGACCGTGAGGTCGGGAGCCGTGTCGTGGAGGGTCTCGATGTGTCGCGTCGCCGAGAATCCTCGGGTCTCGGCCGTGTTCATCTCGAGGTTGAGGGTGAGCACCTTGCGCGCCCGCGCGTGGACGAGGGCCTCGCGCAGCTCGGGGACGAGCAGGTGGGTGAGCACCGAGGTGTACCAAGAGCCCGGCCCGAGGATGATGTGGTCGGCCGCGTCGACCGCGGCGACCGACTCCGGTCGCGCCGGTGGGTTGTCGGGCACGAGCGCGATGGACTCGACGAGCCCGGTGGTCCGGGCGACCGCCACCTGACCGCGGACGGTCTCGATGTGCGCGGGGTCGTGCGGGTCGAGCCCGCTGACCTCGGCGACGAGCTCGAGCGGCACGGCCGCCATCGGCAGCACCCGACCGCGTGCGCTCAGCAGCCGGCCGACGAGGTCGAGTCCGGTGACCGGGTCGTCGTGCAGCTGCCAGAGGGCGACGATGAGCAGGTTGCCCAGCGCGTGCCCCGAGAGGTCTCCCTCCCCGGTGAAGCGGTGCTGGAGCACGTCGCTCCACGTCTGGCCCCACTCGCTGTCGTCGCACAGTGCGGTGAGCGCCATCCGCAGGTCACCGGGCGGCAGGACGTCGTAGT
Encoded proteins:
- a CDS encoding glucose-6-phosphate isomerase, whose amino-acid sequence is MTSLSVAAAGAAADAVAAHVPALVADGVASGIFAQDASLWGPAAEEEAAKRLSWVGLGRTSRHLVGEISALRDRLREQGVDRVVLCGMGGSSLAPEVICATAGVSLVVLDSSHPDVVRGAVTDLERTVVVVSSKSGSTVETDSQRRVFEQAFADAGIDAAQRIVVVTDPGSPLDEQARESGYHVVNADPGVGGRYSALTAFGLVPSGLAGADVEALLDDAEAVADLLAEDDEANPGLRLGAAIGGTSPLRDKVYLVDHGTQARGLGDWAEQLIAESTGKDGTGLLPVVLDRPGEGAPPADATIVRLVPDDGDDSAPVAASTVDVGGSLGAQFLLWEVATAVAGRLLGINPFDQPDVESAKQAARDLMSGSGGDEATDDLVDGPVTVRHLGGDWLGGATDVDSAVSALLAQLDPQHGYVAVMAYLDREGDAPFAEVADALAERVQRPVTFGWGPRFLHSTGQYHKGGPATGVYLQVTDTPREDLPVPGRDFTLGDFIAAQAGGDAQVLADHGRPVLVLHLTDHDAGLAAVTRALTGRDA
- the zwf gene encoding glucose-6-phosphate dehydrogenase, with the protein product MSPARVTADSNPLRDPRDKRLPRIAGPCSLVLFGVTGDLARKKLMPAIYDLANRGLLPPGFSLVGFARRDWADQDFGKVVYEAVREHARTPFREEVWRSLSEGFRFVPGTFDDPAAFDLLAQTVRELDEARGTGGNHAFYLSIPPGFFSTVCEQLQRSGLATPTDDSWRRVVIEKPFGHDLESAQELNTIVEQVFPADSIFRIDHYLGKETVQNLLALRFANQMFEPVWNSHYVDHVQITMAEDIGIGGRAGYYDGIGAARDVIQNHLLQLLALTAMEEPTSFNAAALRTEKEKVLEAVRVPEDLETATVRGQYAGGWQGGDKVIGYLQEDGVAADSTTETYAAVRLDIDTRRWAGVPFYLRTGKRLGRRVTEIAVVFKRAPHLPFTDTETEELGQNAVVIRVQPDEGVTMRFGAKVPGNQMEVRDVTMDFGYGRAFTESSPEAYERLILDVLLGDPPLFPRHEEVELSWKILDPIERFWAKQRGGVDQYPAGTWGPAAADEMMQRDGRTWRMP
- the opcA gene encoding glucose-6-phosphate dehydrogenase assembly protein OpcA — its product is MIVDLPNATTAQISHRLVEIREDVGAMALSRVLTLVIVVDEDDAEDALAVANSASHQHPARIVCVILANARGKARLDAQIRVGGDAGASEVVVLRLFGELVGHARSVVTPLLLPDSPVVAWWPREAPKDPSADPVGAMAQRRITDCAVADNTGSTLKRLARTYQPGDTDLAWSRVTLWRGLLATTLDRAPFESVESATVVGGADSPSADLLAGWLRARLRCPVSLIRSRAGSGIVSVRLERASGPIDLVRPQHGATATLDQPDQPQRAIALAPRSDAECLADELSRLDPDEVYEDALTSGLPKITRRRMTMTEAVDAGLVPSPSEARRTTERLAEESSEIIRSAMVEASPERADRSTEAVKSAVRERLED
- the pgl gene encoding 6-phosphogluconolactonase, whose translation is MAQRIVLVHPDAATTATMIAGRLLASVQEAVALRGEAHVALTGGSMGSALVAALADHPAVDVVDWSRVHVWWGDERWLPLGDPDRNDTQNDSAGLDRLPLDPARVHRVPGPDTSESPEAAAIAYERALRVDGGGSWDVVLLGVGPDGHVASLFPGHPAQLRDDALAIAVHDSPKPPPIRVSLTLGCLARSHEVWFVVAGADKAEAVAKGVSGAPAQESTAAQLQALGRTLWLVDEAAASRLSRLT
- a CDS encoding RNA polymerase-binding protein RbpA — encoded protein: MAGGNAIRGSRIGAGPMGEAERGEAAPRTFVSYWCANGHEVTPSFAVEDGVEVPDVWECKRCGLPAGRDKDNPPAPPTAEVYKTHLAYVKERRSDSEGEAILEERLGELRDRGLIR
- the secG gene encoding preprotein translocase subunit SecG; this translates as MNAVRIGLQVILVITGLILTLLILMHKGKGGGMSDMFGGGMSASLGSSSVAERNLTRFTIVIGLVWFTAVVGIGLIDRFDA
- the tpiA gene encoding triose-phosphate isomerase; the encoded protein is MATSRTPLMAGNWKMNLDHLQGTHLVQKLDWTLRDAKHDFGAVEVVVVPPFTDLRSVQTLVEGDRLALRYGAQDVSPHDSGAYTGDISAAFLAKLGCAYVVVGHSERRDGHGETDEVVASKAVAAYRHGLVPIVCVGEGLEVRQAGEHVAHVLAQVAGSLTGVTAEQAATLVIAYEPVWAIGTGEVATPEDAQEVCAAIRGKLAELYSADTSAAVRILYGGSVKSGNVASIMAGADVDGALVGGASLQAEEFASICRYQQHLTA
- the pgk gene encoding phosphoglycerate kinase, with the translated sequence MKTTADLGDVRGKRVLVRSDLNVPLDGETITDDGRIRASLPTISALADAGARVVVCAHLGRPKGAPDPQYSLAPVASRLGELLGAPVAFATDTVGESARAVVDGLADGQVALLENLRFNAGETSKDEAERGAFADELAALADAYVSDGFGVVHRAQASVYDIATRLPAAMGGLVRAEVDVLQRLTRDPERPYAVVLGGAKVSDKLGVIDNLLGTADRLLIGGGMVFTFLKAQGHEVGTSLLEQDQLATVSEYLERAQRDGVEIVLPTDVVAATAFSADADHEVVAADAIPADRMGLDIGPESARLFADKLADCRTVFWNGPMGAFEMAPYAAGTEAVARALVEATKGGALTVVGGGDSAAAVRQLGFADEDFGHISTGGGASLEYLEGKSLPGLAVFDQAQEG
- the gap gene encoding type I glyceraldehyde-3-phosphate dehydrogenase, with protein sequence MTVRVGINGFGRIGRNFFRAAKASGADIEVVAFNDLGDDATQAHLLAYDSILGRYDGSVSVVDGGIEVDGTVVTSLAERDPAALPWGDLGVDVVIESTGFFTDATQARAHIEGGARKVVISAPAKHEDITIVMGVNDGLYDPEQHTIISNASCTTNCLAPMAKVLNDGLGIERGLMTTIHAYTADQNLQDGPHKDLRRARAAALNIVPTSTGAAKAVSLVLPELKGKLDGYALRVPTPTGSATDLTFQASRETSVEEVNELMRAAAESGPLAGKLVYTQDPIVSKDIETDPASCIFDSGLTKVLGTQVKVVGWYDNEWGYSNRLVDLAAHVGGSL
- the whiA gene encoding DNA-binding protein WhiA, with amino-acid sequence MAMTDKVKDELSRFEVTKTCCRKAEVASLLRFAGGLHIVSRKIVVEAELDTANAARRLRKDIAELYGYPSELMVLAAGGLRKGSRYVVTIAEHGPALARQTGLVDAEGRPVRGLPPRVVGGSVCDAEAAWRGAFLAHGSLTEPGRSSSLEITCPGPEAALALVGAARRLGIPSKAREVRGVDRVVIRDGDAISAMLTRLGAHEAVMAWEERRMRREVRATANRLANFDDANLRRSARAAVAAGARVQRAMEILGDDIPDHLREAGQLRLEHTGASLEELGQRADPPMTKDAVAGRIRRLLAMADKRAEDEGIPGTEASLTSDMLDG
- the yvcK gene encoding uridine diphosphate-N-acetylglucosamine-binding protein YvcK codes for the protein MVDSLRHARVVALGGGHGLAASLSALRLVCEQVTAIVTVADNGGSSGRLRGDYDVLPPGDLRMALTALCDDSEWGQTWSDVLQHRFTGEGDLSGHALGNLLIVALWQLHDDPVTGLDLVGRLLSARGRVLPMAAVPLELVAEVSGLDPHDPAHIETVRGQVAVARTTGLVESIALVPDNPPARPESVAAVDAADHIILGPGSWYTSVLTHLLVPELREALVHARARKVLTLNLEMNTAETRGFSATRHIETLHDTAPDLTVDTVLADPQTIDDRDRLTRACASLGAELVVAPLARLEHPGQHDALRLAAAYRDILS